The Buteo buteo chromosome 23, bButBut1.hap1.1, whole genome shotgun sequence genome includes a window with the following:
- the SNRPE gene encoding small nuclear ribonucleoprotein E has product MAYRGQGQKVQKVMVQPINLIFRYLQNRSRIQVWLYEQVNMRIEGCIIGFDEYMNLVLDDAEEIHSKTKSRKQLGRIMLKGDNITLLQSVSN; this is encoded by the exons ATGGCGTACCGCGGACAGGGCCAGAAGGTGCAGAAGGTGATGGTGCAGCCCATC AACCTCATCTTCCGCTACCTGCAGAAC AGGTCCAGGATCCAGGTGTGGCTTTATGAGCAAGTGAACATGCGGATAGAAGGCTGCATCATT GGCTTTGATGAATATATGAACTTGGTGCTGGACGACGCAGAGGAAATTCactccaaaacaaaatcaaggaAACAGCTGG GTCGCATCATGTTAAAAGGGGACAATATCACTCTTCTGCAAAGTGTTTCTAACTAG
- the LOC142044056 gene encoding zinc finger CCCH domain-containing protein 11A-like has translation MSKQGDDCYFYVYSTCDKGDSCSFRHCAAALGNERVCRLWQEGRCFKTTCRFRHMEVDKKRSEVPCYWENQPAGCQKSNCAFRHTKGRYVGGRFFPPSKIQVPRSLKERLGLPSEQSRTETGTNWLPSVCLPLLSFRELSYSPKS, from the exons ATGTCCAAGCAAGGGGACGACTGCTACTTCTATGTCTATTCCACCTGTGACAAG GGAGACAGCTGTTCCTTCCGCCACTGTGCGGCTGCTCTGGGAAATGAGAGAGTGTGCAGGCTGTGGCAGGAGGGTCGCTGTTTCAAGACTACCTGCAGATTCAGACACATGGAAGTCGAT aaaaaacgCAGTGAGGTTCCTTGCTACTGGGAGAATCAGCCAGCTGGCTGTCAAAAATCCAACTGCGCGTTCCGTCACACGAAAGGACGCTATGTTGGTGGGCGCTTCTTCCCGCCAAGCAAAA TTCAAGTCCCCAGGTCCCTGAAGGAGAGGCTAGGACTGCCCTCTGAACAGAGCCGTACAGAGACAGGTACGAACTGGCTTCCCAGTGTATGCCTTCCCCTTTTGTCTTTCCGTGAGCTTTCCTACAGCcctaaaagttaa
- the LOC142043999 gene encoding zinc finger CCCH domain-containing protein 11A-like, translating into AAESHPSAVVAVKPPSATGGAGKEPSAKKAAVAVVPAFPEGSLFSRRGRGKPQTSPELHTGSLADSVAPSEVSSSTSASSRVAVKTDGLSSTGAWEAAFSAEDDFEQFLWEISGGKLEEIIDPDPEKDEDELLMELAEMLDI; encoded by the exons GCAGCTGAGAGTCATCCGTCTGCCGTGGTGGCTGTGAAGCCACCGAGTGCCACTGGTGGCGCCGGGAAGGAGCCTTCAgctaaaaaagcagctgtg GCTGTTGTTCCGGCTTTTCCAGAGGGCAGCCTCTTCTCCAGACGCGGGAgaggaaaaccccaaaccag TCCTGAACTGCATACTGGAAGCCTGGCAGACTCTGTGGCACCGTCAGAGGTCTCAAGCTCGACCTCAGCTTCCTCACGAGTAGCAGTAAAGACGGACGGGTTGAGCTCCACAGGGGCCTGGGAAGCAGCCTTCTCTGCGGAAGACGACTTTGAGCAGTTTCTTTGGGAGATCTCGGGAGGCAAACTGGAAGAGATAATTGACCCGGACCCAGAGAAGGATGAGGATGAGCTCCTCATGGAACTTGCTGAAATGCTGGACATCTGA